The following are encoded in a window of Vespa crabro chromosome 2, iyVesCrab1.2, whole genome shotgun sequence genomic DNA:
- the LOC124421748 gene encoding focal adhesion kinase 1 isoform X4 has product MSTGTGDGGGSGGGSVQGGGGGRNTPPHGSPTPMDKATLKVHLPNGGFNVVKFGDAIDVKGIISLVTSRLAVGTRHYRNLYAMRLHHPGSGESYWLHQDTTMYQVQEKYEKKHPHCEWRYELRVRYLPQNLNDLYEKDKVTFYYYYDQVRNDYLYANHAALDQDVAVQLCCLEIRYFFKDMPQMALDKKSNLEYLEREVGLHKFLPRSVLNGMKPKALRKLIQQHFKKVAALSELECMFKFFDLLRAHYRFDQERFICALGSSWSIPVELVIGPDLGISYMAHRGGTVPTRMAEFSQIQSIQTLVSDCKEHAKACIKLRVAGAAETLSITCSSLDQAESLADLIDGYCRLVTGSNTSLWNRKAASWKNYPCPCKDAHPPKYRQDGFNSPEKNVSKTGTILSEDYAEIVDEEGDYSTPATRDYEIVRNQVELGEIIGEGQFGNVHKGSYKGRDGQTLAVAVKTCKVDADLATAEKFLEEAYIMQQFEHPHIIRLIGVCSEAPIWLVMELARLGEMRAYLQSNKHRLDLATLLLYTFQLSTALSYLESKKFVHRDIAARNVLVSSHNCVKLADFGLSRWVEDQSYYTASKCKLPIKWMAPESINFRRFTTSSDVWMFGVCMWEILMLGVKPFQGVKNNEVIRKLENGERLALPNHCPPRLYSLMSQCWSYEPSKRPTFKEIRETLHEILLEEKHQQQETMRRENRRVQAMSWGADEVPPPKPSRQPQNTAADPAQLTAAAPVSTYIVAQSPEVLAQLLKDNQTRGVCPSVYTTPASPFNTLAVQFQDEDQVLTTAVVSDLPFFDPAISEPTASHDTQSGDSTLSDTNLDSLDSSDTVSPLMSSLNISDTTQTQSPAAGRKQQKVKEMQNLYAVSSKVVGNITGDLYSPVQKFSTSNPIPITTTACGEIYGPVANFTQSSAIVGNLSQSPSVGGNFGENPGNFGSSSLNNQTQFVSGTHVQSSNLGQHPTNITSQAYVSGQQPIIPSSSSTSNAITATGSPRINTVNVPISTGNAECLYGPVLKFRAQNAQSQSGGDMTCVSSATSFIPSGRSQLVYSPTPIQNLQSQPLYPQNYQHQQIYSNVNQVGQQHIYIPRTQQAQNIQRQTSLQPQSLSYTSSQHTMQQNQASSANPIYTAHAASVTVVQAQKMQMPNYIPQVQSGMANNQSPASLNVTGNQHQSFGVTQAHGIQPRIIPPGVMIQQSSQQHTQPHVPNFILGQHSGYIAPTEQTQVQYSATGFPAQQQVINAVSVKQQVAQVAPTVVKPCAPQVATGIAKITTFVTSKQDEPLTSSTDGTLSGSLISSAVSDSTMSSSSSMTEEAQQDQRGAQSQIFDSGADSFTGIDDEQKLLEQRLLEQQRQSEEDSRWLAREEKRLSIATSGDESTSPPIPRSATQSPNHEPHTMNTGSLGSDKGPEKEKEKVIVVKKMEPTPTADLDRTNDKVYDCTTSVVRAVMSLSQGVQQSKADQYLELVRRVGIELRALLSSVDALVEILPISAHREVEMAHKVLSKDMAELVTAMKLAQNYSATTLDAEYRKGMLSAAHILAMDAKNLLDVIDSIRIRYPYVDNQICQRQNDKNTSRDSTPEHCIRSSQSGEHFLRRSQSSERQITTFRQSQSGDLLHRMGQSVDRSLQGSQTDVSGGTSLERRHHIVTNSLERNSTSRRQMATNSLERKRPSLSCNMGPMNNSVNLPPIVPVACNLVQTVGPVIHPSQSVAMSVSQQSVFTANKSSNETPTSDS; this is encoded by the exons ATGAGCACTGGGACAGGAGATGGAGGTGGAAGCGGAGGTGGTAGTGTACAgggtggtggaggtggaagAAATACACCACCTCATGGATCGCCCACCCCCATGGACAAGGCGACTTTAAAAGTCCATTTACCCAACG GTGGTTTTAATGTCGTCAAATTTGGTGATGCTATCGACGTCAAAGGGATCATCTCGTTGGTAACCAGTCGACTTGCCGTTGGTACCAGACATTATCGAAATCTCTATGCGATGAGATTGCATCATCCAGGATCTGGTGAGAGTTACTGGTTGCATCAAGATACCACCATGTACCAG GTTCAAGAGAAGTATGAAAAGAAACATCCTCATTGCGAGTGGAGGTACGAACTCAGAGTACGATATCTACCGCAAAATCTGAACGATCTCTACGAGAAAGACAAAGTCacattttactattattatgatcag GTACGAAACGACTACCTCTATGCAAATCATGCTGCACTGGATCAAGACGTAGCCGTTCAATTATGTTGCTTAGAAATACGTTATTTCTTCAAAGACATGCCACAAATGGCTCTCGACAAGAAAAGTAACTTGGAATATTTAGAACGAGAG GTTGGCTTACATAAGTTTCTTCCACGATCCGTGTTAAACGGAATGAAGCCAAAGGCACTTCGAAAGCTGATACAGCAACATTTCAAGAAAGTAGCTGCTCTTTCGGAATTAGAATGCATGTTCAAGTTCTTTGACTTGCTTCGGGCACATTATAGGTTTGACCAGGAAAGATTTATTTGTGCATTGGgg TCAAGCTGGTCCATTCCTGTTGAACTAGTCATCGGTCCCGATCTCGGCATATCTTATATGGCTCATCGAGGTGGAACAGTG CCAACTAGAATGGCGGAGTTCTCACAAATACAATCAATTCAAACACTCGTTTCTGACTGCAAAGAACATGCCAAAGCATGTATCAAATTAAGAGTCGCTGGAGCAGCTGAAACGCTGAGCATAACTTGCTCTAGTTTGGACCAAGCGGAAAGTCTTGCTGACTTGATAGACGGTTATTGTAGACTAGTGACTGGCAGTAATACTTCATTATGGAATCGAAAAG CTGCATCGTGGAAAAATTATCCCTGTCCGTGCAAAG ATGCACATCCTCCAAAATATAGACAAGATGGTTTCAATAGTCCTGAAAAAAATGTGAGCAAAACAGGAACGATTCTGTCTGAAGATTATGCAGAAATCGTAGACGAGGAAGGAGACTATTCGACTCCAGCCa caCGCGATTATGAAATAGTCCGTAATCAAGTAGAACTGGGTGAAATTATTGGAGAAGGTCAATTTGGTAATGTTCACAAAGGATCATATAAAGGTAGAGATGGACAAACGCTAGCTGTTGCTGTTAAAACGTGTAAAGTTGATGCGGACCTTGCTACTGCTGAAAAATTCCTCGAAGAAGCAT ACATCATGCAACAGTTTGAACACCCTCATATAATTAGACTCATTGGAGTATGTTCCGAAGCGCCAATCTGGTTGGTCATGGAATTGGCAAGACTTGGAGAAATGCGTGCATATCTTCAATCTAACAAACATCGATTAGATCTTGCGACTCTTTTACTCTATACATTCCAACTTAGTACCGCTTTATCGTACCTCGAGAGTAAAAAATTTGTACACAg AGATATCGCAGCTAGAAATGTATTAGTTTCTTCGCATAATTGCGTCAAGTTGGCAGACTTTGGATTGAGTCGATGGGTAGAGGATCAAAGTTATTACACTGCAAGCAAATGTAAATTACCGATCAAGTGGATGGCTCCGGAGAGTATAAACTTTCGGAGATTTACTACTTCGTCCGACGTTTGGATGTTCG gTGTTTGTATGTGGGAGATACTAATGTTAGGTGTGAAACCATTCCAAGGTGTAAAAAATAACGAAGTCATTCGTAAGTTAGAAAATGGTGAAAGACTAGCGCTTCCTAATCACTGCCCTCCACGTTTGTATTCCTTGATGTCTCAGTGTTGGAGTTACGAACCTAGTAAAAGACCAACTTTCAAAGAAATTAGAGAAACTTTACA TGAAATTTTGTTAGAAGAGAAGCACCAACAACAGGAAACAATGAGACGAGAAAATAGAAGAGTTCAAGCCATGTCCTGGG GTGCAGACGAAGTTCCACCGCCGAAACCTTCCAGACAGCCACAGAATACAGCAGCAGACCCAGCACAATTAACAGCAGCTGCGCCTGTCTCTACGTATATCGTAGCACAGAGTCCAGAAGTTCTTGCTCAACTTCTTAAGGATAATCAAACTAGGGGGGTATGTCCCTCTGTCTACACTACTCCTGCCTCTCCATTTAACACACTCGCTGTACAATTTCAAGATGAAGATCAAGTCTTGACTACTGCCGTTGTCTCAGATTTACCCTTTTTCGATCCAGCGATCTCCGAGCCTACTGCTTCTCACGACACACAATCAGGAGATTCAACTTTGTCCGACACTAATTTAGATTCTCTAGATTCCTCTGATACCGTCTCTCCTCTCATGTCGAGTCTCAATATCTCAGACACAACTCAGACACAATCGCCAGCTGCCGgtagaaaacaacaaaaggtTAAAGAGATGCAAAACTTATACGCAGTAAGCTCTAAAGTTGTCGGTAATATCACGGGAGATTTATATTCGCCCGTGCAAAAATTTTCAACATCCAATCCAATACCCATTACAACTACTGCTTGTGGTGAAATTTACGGTCCCGTTGCTAATTTTACACAAAGTTCGGCTATCGTAGGTAATCTCAGTCAAAGTCCTAGCGTAGGTGGTAACTTTGGTGAAAATCCAGGCAATTTTGGCTCTAGCAGCTTAAATAATCAAACTCAATTTGTGAGTGGCACGCATGTTCAATCATCTAATCTTGGTCAACACCCCACTAATATCACCAGCCAAGCATATGTTAGTGGTCAGCAACCTATAATTCCTAGTAGTTCGTCTACTTCAAATGCTATTACCGCTACAGGATCTCCTCGTATTAATACAGTTAACGTTCCAATATCTACTGGCAATGCGGAATGTTTGTATGGCCCTGTTTTAAAATTTCGAGCACAAAATGCTCAGAGTCAAAGTGGTGGGGACATGACATGCGTTAGTTCAGCTACATCATTTATTCCAAGTGGAAGAAGTCAATTGGTTTACAGTCCAACACCAATTCAAAACTTGCAATCTCAACCACTTTATCCTCAAAACTATCAACATCAACAAATATATTCTAACGTTAATCAAGTGGGACAACAACACATATACATTCCACGAACGCAACAAGCACAAAATATCCAACGACAAACTTCTTTGCAACCACAATCTCTTTCTTACACATCATCGCAACATACGATGCAACAAAATCAAGCAAGTAGTGCCAATCCAATATACACAGCCCATGCTGCATCTGTTACGGTTGTTCAAGCACAAAAAATGCAAATGCCAAATTATATACCGCAAGTGCAAAGTGGGATGGCAAACAACCAATCGCCTGCATCATTGAACGTTACCGGGAACCAACATCAATCATTTGGAGTAACACAAGCTCATGGCATTCAACCTCGCATTATTCCACCAGGTGTTATGATACAACAAAGCAGCCAACAGCACACTCAACCACATGTTCCTAATTTCATCTTAGGTCAACATTCTGGTTATATTGCTCCTACGGAACAAACGCAAGTTCAGTACAGTGCTACAGGTTTCCCGGCACAACAACAAGTGATAAACGCGGTTAGTGTTAAACAACAAGTAGCTCAAGTGGCACCAACGGTTGTTAAACCATGCGCACCTCAAGTAGCAACTGGCATAGCGAAAATTACTACATTTGTGACATCAAAACAAGATGAACCATTGACAAGTTCTACTGATGGTACTCTTTCTGGATCACTTATATCTTCCGCTGTCAGCGACAGCACCATGTCATCTAGCAGCTCGATGACAGAGGAGGCACAGCAAGATCAG AGAGGTGCACAGTCCCAGATATTTGACAGTGGTGCTGATAGTTTTACTGGTATAGATGACGAACAGAAGTTATTAGAACAGCGACTTTTGGAACAACAACGGCAATCAGAAGAAGATAGTCGTTGGCTTGCGAGAGAGGAG AAACGTTTGTCAATCGCAACAAGTGGAGATGAAAGTACTAGTCCGCCAATTCCTCGTTCAGCCACGCAATCACCAAATCATGAACCTCATACCATGAACACAGGTTCCCTTGGTTCAGATAAAGGAcctgagaaagagaaagaaaaagtaatagtagtaaag aaaatgGAACCAACACCAACAGCAGATTTGGATAGAACTAATGATAAAGTATATGATTGTACTACCAGCGTAGTTCGGGCAGTTATGTCTCTATCACAAG gTGTTCAACAAAGTAAAGCCGATCAGTATTTAGAATTAGTAAGAAGAGTAGGCATTGAATTAAGAGCTTTACTGTCCTCTGTTGATGCTCTTGTAGAAATCTTACCTATATCCGCACACAGAGAAGTAGAAATGGCACATAAGGTTTTAAGTAAGGATATGGCTGAACTTGTAACGGCTATGAAATTGGCACAAAATTATAGTGCTACCACGTTAGATGCAGAATATCGGAA GGGAATGCTTTCTGCGGCTCATATTTTAGCAATGGATGCAAAGAACCTCTTAGATGTAATCGACTCTATTCGTATTCGATATCCATATGTCGATAATCAAATTTGTCAAAGacaaaatgataagaatacgTCGCGAGACTCAAcaccagaacattgcattcgATCGAGCCAATCTGGTGAACATTTTTTGAGAAGGAGCCAGTCGAGTGAAAGGCAAATAACAACATTCAGACAAAGCCAAAGTGGAGATCTTCTACATCGAATGGGTCAATCAGTTGATCGTTCTTTGCAG GGAAGTCAAACTGATGTTAGCGGTGGAACTAGTTTAGAAAGGAGGCATCACATTGTAACGAATAGTCTTGAACGTAATTCAACAAGTAGAAGACAAATGGCAACCAAtagtttagaaagaaaaaggccATCATTATCTTGTAATATGGGCCCTATGAATAATTCCGTTAATCTCCCACCGATTGTACCAGTAGCATGCAATTTGGTTCAGACAGTGGGACCTGTTATTCATCCGAGTCAGTCAGTCGCGATGAGCGTTAGTCAACAGTCAGTATTCACTGCTAATAAATCTTCGAATGAAACACCTACCAGTGACAGCTAA
- the LOC124421748 gene encoding focal adhesion kinase 1 isoform X1, producing MLELVERKANGISWHGRRTENLADITNNSKGIFLMKKEKDVPREKRWKRDSKGLLCSLGQLGYNDSSYSPDTLGTWKFHRITHKSHEGMSTGTGDGGGSGGGSVQGGGGGRNTPPHGSPTPMDKATLKVHLPNGGFNVVKFGDAIDVKGIISLVTSRLAVGTRHYRNLYAMRLHHPGSGESYWLHQDTTMYQVQEKYEKKHPHCEWRYELRVRYLPQNLNDLYEKDKVTFYYYYDQVRNDYLYANHAALDQDVAVQLCCLEIRYFFKDMPQMALDKKSNLEYLEREVGLHKFLPRSVLNGMKPKALRKLIQQHFKKVAALSELECMFKFFDLLRAHYRFDQERFICALGSSWSIPVELVIGPDLGISYMAHRGGTVPTRMAEFSQIQSIQTLVSDCKEHAKACIKLRVAGAAETLSITCSSLDQAESLADLIDGYCRLVTGSNTSLWNRKAASWKNYPCPCKDAHPPKYRQDGFNSPEKNVSKTGTILSEDYAEIVDEEGDYSTPATRDYEIVRNQVELGEIIGEGQFGNVHKGSYKGRDGQTLAVAVKTCKVDADLATAEKFLEEAYIMQQFEHPHIIRLIGVCSEAPIWLVMELARLGEMRAYLQSNKHRLDLATLLLYTFQLSTALSYLESKKFVHRDIAARNVLVSSHNCVKLADFGLSRWVEDQSYYTASKCKLPIKWMAPESINFRRFTTSSDVWMFGVCMWEILMLGVKPFQGVKNNEVIRKLENGERLALPNHCPPRLYSLMSQCWSYEPSKRPTFKEIRETLHEILLEEKHQQQETMRRENRRVQAMSWGADEVPPPKPSRQPQNTAADPAQLTAAAPVSTYIVAQSPEVLAQLLKDNQTRGVCPSVYTTPASPFNTLAVQFQDEDQVLTTAVVSDLPFFDPAISEPTASHDTQSGDSTLSDTNLDSLDSSDTVSPLMSSLNISDTTQTQSPAAGRKQQKVKEMQNLYAVSSKVVGNITGDLYSPVQKFSTSNPIPITTTACGEIYGPVANFTQSSAIVGNLSQSPSVGGNFGENPGNFGSSSLNNQTQFVSGTHVQSSNLGQHPTNITSQAYVSGQQPIIPSSSSTSNAITATGSPRINTVNVPISTGNAECLYGPVLKFRAQNAQSQSGGDMTCVSSATSFIPSGRSQLVYSPTPIQNLQSQPLYPQNYQHQQIYSNVNQVGQQHIYIPRTQQAQNIQRQTSLQPQSLSYTSSQHTMQQNQASSANPIYTAHAASVTVVQAQKMQMPNYIPQVQSGMANNQSPASLNVTGNQHQSFGVTQAHGIQPRIIPPGVMIQQSSQQHTQPHVPNFILGQHSGYIAPTEQTQVQYSATGFPAQQQVINAVSVKQQVAQVAPTVVKPCAPQVATGIAKITTFVTSKQDEPLTSSTDGTLSGSLISSAVSDSTMSSSSSMTEEAQQDQRGAQSQIFDSGADSFTGIDDEQKLLEQRLLEQQRQSEEDSRWLAREEKRLSIATSGDESTSPPIPRSATQSPNHEPHTMNTGSLGSDKGPEKEKEKVIVVKKMEPTPTADLDRTNDKVYDCTTSVVRAVMSLSQGVQQSKADQYLELVRRVGIELRALLSSVDALVEILPISAHREVEMAHKVLSKDMAELVTAMKLAQNYSATTLDAEYRKGMLSAAHILAMDAKNLLDVIDSIRIRYPYVDNQICQRQNDKNTSRDSTPEHCIRSSQSGEHFLRRSQSSERQITTFRQSQSGDLLHRMGQSVDRSLQGSQTDVSGGTSLERRHHIVTNSLERNSTSRRQMATNSLERKRPSLSCNMGPMNNSVNLPPIVPVACNLVQTVGPVIHPSQSVAMSVSQQSVFTANKSSNETPTSDS from the exons CCATGAGGGGATGAGCACTGGGACAGGAGATGGAGGTGGAAGCGGAGGTGGTAGTGTACAgggtggtggaggtggaagAAATACACCACCTCATGGATCGCCCACCCCCATGGACAAGGCGACTTTAAAAGTCCATTTACCCAACG GTGGTTTTAATGTCGTCAAATTTGGTGATGCTATCGACGTCAAAGGGATCATCTCGTTGGTAACCAGTCGACTTGCCGTTGGTACCAGACATTATCGAAATCTCTATGCGATGAGATTGCATCATCCAGGATCTGGTGAGAGTTACTGGTTGCATCAAGATACCACCATGTACCAG GTTCAAGAGAAGTATGAAAAGAAACATCCTCATTGCGAGTGGAGGTACGAACTCAGAGTACGATATCTACCGCAAAATCTGAACGATCTCTACGAGAAAGACAAAGTCacattttactattattatgatcag GTACGAAACGACTACCTCTATGCAAATCATGCTGCACTGGATCAAGACGTAGCCGTTCAATTATGTTGCTTAGAAATACGTTATTTCTTCAAAGACATGCCACAAATGGCTCTCGACAAGAAAAGTAACTTGGAATATTTAGAACGAGAG GTTGGCTTACATAAGTTTCTTCCACGATCCGTGTTAAACGGAATGAAGCCAAAGGCACTTCGAAAGCTGATACAGCAACATTTCAAGAAAGTAGCTGCTCTTTCGGAATTAGAATGCATGTTCAAGTTCTTTGACTTGCTTCGGGCACATTATAGGTTTGACCAGGAAAGATTTATTTGTGCATTGGgg TCAAGCTGGTCCATTCCTGTTGAACTAGTCATCGGTCCCGATCTCGGCATATCTTATATGGCTCATCGAGGTGGAACAGTG CCAACTAGAATGGCGGAGTTCTCACAAATACAATCAATTCAAACACTCGTTTCTGACTGCAAAGAACATGCCAAAGCATGTATCAAATTAAGAGTCGCTGGAGCAGCTGAAACGCTGAGCATAACTTGCTCTAGTTTGGACCAAGCGGAAAGTCTTGCTGACTTGATAGACGGTTATTGTAGACTAGTGACTGGCAGTAATACTTCATTATGGAATCGAAAAG CTGCATCGTGGAAAAATTATCCCTGTCCGTGCAAAG ATGCACATCCTCCAAAATATAGACAAGATGGTTTCAATAGTCCTGAAAAAAATGTGAGCAAAACAGGAACGATTCTGTCTGAAGATTATGCAGAAATCGTAGACGAGGAAGGAGACTATTCGACTCCAGCCa caCGCGATTATGAAATAGTCCGTAATCAAGTAGAACTGGGTGAAATTATTGGAGAAGGTCAATTTGGTAATGTTCACAAAGGATCATATAAAGGTAGAGATGGACAAACGCTAGCTGTTGCTGTTAAAACGTGTAAAGTTGATGCGGACCTTGCTACTGCTGAAAAATTCCTCGAAGAAGCAT ACATCATGCAACAGTTTGAACACCCTCATATAATTAGACTCATTGGAGTATGTTCCGAAGCGCCAATCTGGTTGGTCATGGAATTGGCAAGACTTGGAGAAATGCGTGCATATCTTCAATCTAACAAACATCGATTAGATCTTGCGACTCTTTTACTCTATACATTCCAACTTAGTACCGCTTTATCGTACCTCGAGAGTAAAAAATTTGTACACAg AGATATCGCAGCTAGAAATGTATTAGTTTCTTCGCATAATTGCGTCAAGTTGGCAGACTTTGGATTGAGTCGATGGGTAGAGGATCAAAGTTATTACACTGCAAGCAAATGTAAATTACCGATCAAGTGGATGGCTCCGGAGAGTATAAACTTTCGGAGATTTACTACTTCGTCCGACGTTTGGATGTTCG gTGTTTGTATGTGGGAGATACTAATGTTAGGTGTGAAACCATTCCAAGGTGTAAAAAATAACGAAGTCATTCGTAAGTTAGAAAATGGTGAAAGACTAGCGCTTCCTAATCACTGCCCTCCACGTTTGTATTCCTTGATGTCTCAGTGTTGGAGTTACGAACCTAGTAAAAGACCAACTTTCAAAGAAATTAGAGAAACTTTACA TGAAATTTTGTTAGAAGAGAAGCACCAACAACAGGAAACAATGAGACGAGAAAATAGAAGAGTTCAAGCCATGTCCTGGG GTGCAGACGAAGTTCCACCGCCGAAACCTTCCAGACAGCCACAGAATACAGCAGCAGACCCAGCACAATTAACAGCAGCTGCGCCTGTCTCTACGTATATCGTAGCACAGAGTCCAGAAGTTCTTGCTCAACTTCTTAAGGATAATCAAACTAGGGGGGTATGTCCCTCTGTCTACACTACTCCTGCCTCTCCATTTAACACACTCGCTGTACAATTTCAAGATGAAGATCAAGTCTTGACTACTGCCGTTGTCTCAGATTTACCCTTTTTCGATCCAGCGATCTCCGAGCCTACTGCTTCTCACGACACACAATCAGGAGATTCAACTTTGTCCGACACTAATTTAGATTCTCTAGATTCCTCTGATACCGTCTCTCCTCTCATGTCGAGTCTCAATATCTCAGACACAACTCAGACACAATCGCCAGCTGCCGgtagaaaacaacaaaaggtTAAAGAGATGCAAAACTTATACGCAGTAAGCTCTAAAGTTGTCGGTAATATCACGGGAGATTTATATTCGCCCGTGCAAAAATTTTCAACATCCAATCCAATACCCATTACAACTACTGCTTGTGGTGAAATTTACGGTCCCGTTGCTAATTTTACACAAAGTTCGGCTATCGTAGGTAATCTCAGTCAAAGTCCTAGCGTAGGTGGTAACTTTGGTGAAAATCCAGGCAATTTTGGCTCTAGCAGCTTAAATAATCAAACTCAATTTGTGAGTGGCACGCATGTTCAATCATCTAATCTTGGTCAACACCCCACTAATATCACCAGCCAAGCATATGTTAGTGGTCAGCAACCTATAATTCCTAGTAGTTCGTCTACTTCAAATGCTATTACCGCTACAGGATCTCCTCGTATTAATACAGTTAACGTTCCAATATCTACTGGCAATGCGGAATGTTTGTATGGCCCTGTTTTAAAATTTCGAGCACAAAATGCTCAGAGTCAAAGTGGTGGGGACATGACATGCGTTAGTTCAGCTACATCATTTATTCCAAGTGGAAGAAGTCAATTGGTTTACAGTCCAACACCAATTCAAAACTTGCAATCTCAACCACTTTATCCTCAAAACTATCAACATCAACAAATATATTCTAACGTTAATCAAGTGGGACAACAACACATATACATTCCACGAACGCAACAAGCACAAAATATCCAACGACAAACTTCTTTGCAACCACAATCTCTTTCTTACACATCATCGCAACATACGATGCAACAAAATCAAGCAAGTAGTGCCAATCCAATATACACAGCCCATGCTGCATCTGTTACGGTTGTTCAAGCACAAAAAATGCAAATGCCAAATTATATACCGCAAGTGCAAAGTGGGATGGCAAACAACCAATCGCCTGCATCATTGAACGTTACCGGGAACCAACATCAATCATTTGGAGTAACACAAGCTCATGGCATTCAACCTCGCATTATTCCACCAGGTGTTATGATACAACAAAGCAGCCAACAGCACACTCAACCACATGTTCCTAATTTCATCTTAGGTCAACATTCTGGTTATATTGCTCCTACGGAACAAACGCAAGTTCAGTACAGTGCTACAGGTTTCCCGGCACAACAACAAGTGATAAACGCGGTTAGTGTTAAACAACAAGTAGCTCAAGTGGCACCAACGGTTGTTAAACCATGCGCACCTCAAGTAGCAACTGGCATAGCGAAAATTACTACATTTGTGACATCAAAACAAGATGAACCATTGACAAGTTCTACTGATGGTACTCTTTCTGGATCACTTATATCTTCCGCTGTCAGCGACAGCACCATGTCATCTAGCAGCTCGATGACAGAGGAGGCACAGCAAGATCAG AGAGGTGCACAGTCCCAGATATTTGACAGTGGTGCTGATAGTTTTACTGGTATAGATGACGAACAGAAGTTATTAGAACAGCGACTTTTGGAACAACAACGGCAATCAGAAGAAGATAGTCGTTGGCTTGCGAGAGAGGAG AAACGTTTGTCAATCGCAACAAGTGGAGATGAAAGTACTAGTCCGCCAATTCCTCGTTCAGCCACGCAATCACCAAATCATGAACCTCATACCATGAACACAGGTTCCCTTGGTTCAGATAAAGGAcctgagaaagagaaagaaaaagtaatagtagtaaag aaaatgGAACCAACACCAACAGCAGATTTGGATAGAACTAATGATAAAGTATATGATTGTACTACCAGCGTAGTTCGGGCAGTTATGTCTCTATCACAAG gTGTTCAACAAAGTAAAGCCGATCAGTATTTAGAATTAGTAAGAAGAGTAGGCATTGAATTAAGAGCTTTACTGTCCTCTGTTGATGCTCTTGTAGAAATCTTACCTATATCCGCACACAGAGAAGTAGAAATGGCACATAAGGTTTTAAGTAAGGATATGGCTGAACTTGTAACGGCTATGAAATTGGCACAAAATTATAGTGCTACCACGTTAGATGCAGAATATCGGAA GGGAATGCTTTCTGCGGCTCATATTTTAGCAATGGATGCAAAGAACCTCTTAGATGTAATCGACTCTATTCGTATTCGATATCCATATGTCGATAATCAAATTTGTCAAAGacaaaatgataagaatacgTCGCGAGACTCAAcaccagaacattgcattcgATCGAGCCAATCTGGTGAACATTTTTTGAGAAGGAGCCAGTCGAGTGAAAGGCAAATAACAACATTCAGACAAAGCCAAAGTGGAGATCTTCTACATCGAATGGGTCAATCAGTTGATCGTTCTTTGCAG GGAAGTCAAACTGATGTTAGCGGTGGAACTAGTTTAGAAAGGAGGCATCACATTGTAACGAATAGTCTTGAACGTAATTCAACAAGTAGAAGACAAATGGCAACCAAtagtttagaaagaaaaaggccATCATTATCTTGTAATATGGGCCCTATGAATAATTCCGTTAATCTCCCACCGATTGTACCAGTAGCATGCAATTTGGTTCAGACAGTGGGACCTGTTATTCATCCGAGTCAGTCAGTCGCGATGAGCGTTAGTCAACAGTCAGTATTCACTGCTAATAAATCTTCGAATGAAACACCTACCAGTGACAGCTAA